In the genome of Oxyura jamaicensis isolate SHBP4307 breed ruddy duck unplaced genomic scaffold, BPBGC_Ojam_1.0 oxyUn_random_OJ70718, whole genome shotgun sequence, the window CCCCAATATCTCCCGAtgtccccaagtgtcctcaATGTCCCCCAATGTTCCCAggtgtccccaagtgtccccaatgtccccaaagATCCCCATCCCCAAATGTCCCCCAATGTCTCCAGATgtcccccaatgtccccaaaGATCCCCATCCCCCAGTGTCCCCCgatgtccccaagtgtccccaaTTTTCCCCAGAGATCTCCATCCCCCAATGTCCCCCgatgtccccaaatgtccccatCCCCCAATGTCCCCAGATGTCCCCCGatgtccccaggtgtccccaaTGATCCCCATCCCCCAATGTCTCCCGatgtccccaggtgtccccaatgtccccagatgtccccaagtgtccccaaTGATCCCCATCCCCCAATGTCCCGTGTCCCCTgatgtccccaagtgtccccaatgtccccaggtgtccccaaTTTTCCCCAGAGATCCCCATCCCCCAATGTCCCCCGATGTCCCCAGATGTCCCCAGGCGTCCCCAATgtcccccaatgtccccaagtgtccccgCTCACGGCCAGCACGGCGCCATCGCAGATGACCAGGTAGCCCAGCTGGTCGGGGACGCGCTCCAGGCCCTGCGTCAGCGCCGTCgtctggggacaggaggggacacgggggggacaccgggggggacacgggggggacagggccccccccccccccgccccccccccccccctggcGGCCTGgtcctcccagtgccccccaggcTCCCAGTTTCCCCCGTTtctccccagtgcccccagttcccccccagttctcccagttccccatcccagtgccccccagttcTTCCAGTTTCACCtcagttccccccccccccagttctcCCAGTTTCCCCCCCAGTTTCTTCCTAGTGCCCCCACTTTCACATCCCAATTGCCCCAGTTTCCCCCAGTTCACCCAGTTTCCCCTCAGTGATCCCAGTTTCCCCCAATTCTCCCATCCCAGTGCTCCCCAGTTctcccagttccctcccagttctctcagttACCCCCAGTGACCCCAGTTTCCCTCCAGTTGTCCCCCAGTTCTCCCAGTTTCCCCCCCAGTTTTCCCAGTTGCCTCCCAGTTCCCAACCAGTCCCTCCCAGTTTCCCCTTCCCGGTGCCCCCCAGTGGCTctcccag includes:
- the LAMTOR4 gene encoding ragulator complex protein LAMTOR4: GRNGGNWEPGGHWEDQAARGGGGAGGGGALSPPCPPRCPPRVPSCPQTTALTQGLERVPDQLGYLVICDGAVLASAGDLENDERTATVLAGLVATACGLRLPRGHQPPFRRLSVVFGDHSLLVTASAQKLFVVKRQNRAQEPATA